DNA from Caldilineales bacterium:
GTCGGCTACCTGCCAGTCATTCGCTTTCGTCTTGATCAAGGCCCAGAGATGGGCATCCTTCCTGGCCGCTTCTGGCAGCGGCGAAGCCACCAGCGTCGATCCCACCGGCCCGACGTCTTCGAGTTCGACCTGTTGCTCGGTGAGATCGAAGGTGTAGCCATTGTAAAGAGCGACGGTGCGCACGTCTGGGTCCGTAAACTTAAGGTGGAAATAGGCCGCTGCCAGATGCTCCACGCCCTCGCCCAGGTCCAGCTCCTGTCTCTTGTCTCCCGCGCCTTGCAGAGCCACATCGATGGCCCGGACGCCGCGCCCCTCGACATGCCGGGTCACCTGATCCCAGGTCTGGTAATCGGTCACCGGCGGCCGGTTCCAGTTCAGGCGGGTGAACTCCGGCCATTGCTGGTCGAAGCCGCCGGGGATGCTGCGTTGGATGGCTTCCAGGCTGTCGGCGTGGGCGACCTGGGCCCAGATCGCCGGTATCAAGTCTTTCGAGTGCCGGTGGGTGAGGTAGAACGGCCAGAGATAGGCGCCATAGGGTCGCCTGATGTCCGTGTCATCTTCCAACGACAGGTCGAGTGAGCGGATGAAAGGCGGCAGATAGGGCTGTTCGCTGTTCGCCAGCGGGTACACGTAGTCTTCGGCCCACTTGGAGGTGGCCTCGGCCAGCCAATCATATTCGCTGCACGCTTTCTGCGCCGGATAAGCGAATTGGCTGGCGTGCATCAATTCGTGCACCACCGTCTGCACGATGCCTTCGTGGGTGGCGTCCCCGATGGGCCGGTCGCTATTGATCAGAATGTAGGCAGGGGTCTGTTTGCAGCCGTCGATCGGGTGCGTCACCCCGCGGTTACTGATATGCGCCAGGTAGATGTCCAGCCGCCCATCGCCGCCGTTGTCGGGATAGCCCTGGTCGGAAAGCGGGGCCTTCATCTTGAGGTCATCGATCAGGTCAGGCCAGATGATGGCGTCGAGAGCCAGGGCGATGTCACCGGCTTTAGACGCATCGCCGGCATAGCGCTGTTGATACCAGACCTTGACTTTGCCGTTCACGCTGTTCACCGTCCCCCAGGTGACCTGGGGGACGGTGGGCAGCGGTGACGGTAGAACGGTCGCCGGCTCCAGCCAGCTGCCGGGTGTGGGCGGGCGCAGCATGAACGGGCGCAAGGTGGCTTGCGCCGGCGCCGGCAGACTGGCGAAACGTTCGCCAACGTCTTGCAGGATGTCGCTGTCCTCCACCTGGCGATCATCGCCCCAATAGGGCGCCGGCAGCCGCTCGTCGCCGAACGCGGCGAAGACTCTGTAGACAAGCGCCGTTTCCTCGTCGATCTCCCCGCGCGCCAACGCTGCCTCGATCAACTGCTCGCTGGTGGGGGACGGCGCCGGCGCAGCCACGAAGGGCAGATAGACGACCTGGGTGAGGGTGGATGAAGCGGGAGCCGGCGGAAGGGCTTGCACTGCCGGCGAAGGCCGCCCGAAAACCAGGAGAACGGCCGCCAGCGGCAGCAGGACGCGGGGCCTCGGGCGGGGCCCCGGGCGGGGCCCGGGGCGGGGCCAAAGGTTGCAGATGGAACTCATGATTGCCTCACAGTTCTAACGGGCGCGCCCTCGCGATCAGACGATCTCCAGTGCGGATTCGGTGGGCATGACGCGGGTCAACGGCTCGCTCACGGGCGAATGCTTCACCGCCCATGCCACGATCTCGTGCCGCGTCTTGGCGGAGGCGCCATCAGCGCCGATGATGTCATAGTCGATCCCACCTTTCATGGCGTCTCGCATATGTGCTTGGGTAGACATGGCGTCCCTCTCATTGTTCTCATACTCAGTCTGGCAACAGCGACGCCATTTGCCTTGAGATGAACCTCGCCGCGCGTTTGGAACTGACGCGGTAGATGAAGTTCATGAGCGCCGAGTCGCGCCCGACCAAAATCTCGTAATCGTCCCGTTCGACGCCCTTGACGATGATCTCGGCCGCCTTGCTGGGCGCGAGCGGCTTGATGGACTGGCGTTCCGGATCGCTCGGCGCGGTGAGCGTGTTCCCTACGCCGGAGTTGTTGGCGATGTTCGTGCCGATAGCCCCGGGGAAGATGACCGTTACCCGTACGTTGGTGTTCGCAAGTTCGGAATGTAGCGCCTCGGTCATCAGCTTGACCGCCGCCTTCGACGCGCCGTAGATGCCCTGTCCCGGCACGGGGAGAAACCCGCCCATGCTGGAGATGTTGGCGATGTGTGCTTCGGGGCGTTTGAGCAGATGCGGCAGGAATGTTTTGACCATGTAGAGCGTGCCGTAAAAGTTGACGTTCATCACGCGCTCGATGGCGGCGTATTCAAGATCATTGATGCGGACGAAGGGTTGGATGATGCCGGCCACGTTGAAAAGCCCATCCACCGCGCCGTGTTTGGCCATGACCTGCTCGGGCAGCGCTTCCACCGCGGCGCGATCGGCGACGTTGGCGACGTGCAGGGAGAGTCTGTCCTTTTTCCCACCCGCGACTTCTGCGGTTTCCTGCAGTCGCGCTGCGTTGATGTCCACCGCGGCGACGTGCGCGCCTTTGGTCAGCAGGCGCAGCACTAACTCGCGCCCGATACCGTTCCCGCCGCCGCTGACGACGATGATCTTGTCTTGTACTTTCATGGTGTCGTGTCCTTATGCTGAGTGGTGTGCCTGCGCCTGAGTCGTTACGGCGTAACTGCTCAGCCTGTCTGGATTGTTGCCACGAATTGCACGAATTTGACGAATTTTGCTTGTGATCATTCGTGTAATTCGTGTAATTCGTGGCAGAGGCTGAGTAGTTACGTTACGGCAACTTCCCAAGCGGGCGAATCTTTCCGCCGGCGATGTGCTTGGCGGCGATGTATCCAAACGTCATGGATGGGCCGATGGTGCTGCCCGCGCCGGGGTAGGTGTTGCCCATGACCGAAGCGGAGTTGTTGCCGGCCGCGTACAGCCCCGGAATCGGGAGGCCGTCGTCGCGCAGGACGCGGGCGTGTTCGTCAATCACCAGGCCGCCTTTGGTGCCCAGATCGCCCGGAACCATGTGCACAGCATAGAAGGGCGGCTTCTCGATGGGCGCCAGGCAGGGGTTGGGCTTCACCGACGGGTCGCCGTAGTAGCGGTCGTAGGCGCTGTCGCCGCGCCGGAAGTCCTCGTCCACGCCGCGACGGGCGAACTGGTTGAAGCGCTCCACCGTCTCCACGAGATTCTTGGGGTCGAGACCGCAGTTCTGCGCCAGCTCTGCCAGCGTAGCGCCACGTTTGAAATATCCGCTCGCAAAATACGCTTCGGGGATCGGCTGCATGGGAAACAGCGTGCCGAAGATGTATTTGCTGCGAAAGCGGCTGTCCATGATGAAGGTCGCGGGGATGTGCGGCGCTTCGGCGGTGTGTTTTTCGTACATCGCGTGGACGACTTCGACGTAGGACGCCGCTTCATTCGTGAACCGCTTGCCCGCCGCGTTGACCATGATCGCGCCGGGGTACGAACGTTCGCCGACGTGGAACATCACCGGCGCGTTCGGCGGCACGCTCGAAGGTCCCCACCAGGCATCGTCCATCAGGTCAATCTTTGCCCCGGCCTTCATCCCCGCCTGAATCGCGTCGCCGGTGTTGCCCGGGCTGGCGGAACTCCATTCGTGGTTGATCGGCGCCTTCTGGAACTCTTCGCGCATCTCCTGATTATGGGCGAACCCGCCCGCGGCCAGAACCACGCCCTTGCTGGCGCGAATCCGCACCGGCTTGCCGTCTTTTTCCGCCACAACCCCCACGCACGCCCCGTCCTCAATGACCAAC
Protein-coding regions in this window:
- a CDS encoding SDR family oxidoreductase, with translation MKVQDKIIVVSGGGNGIGRELVLRLLTKGAHVAAVDINAARLQETAEVAGGKKDRLSLHVANVADRAAVEALPEQVMAKHGAVDGLFNVAGIIQPFVRINDLEYAAIERVMNVNFYGTLYMVKTFLPHLLKRPEAHIANISSMGGFLPVPGQGIYGASKAAVKLMTEALHSELANTNVRVTVIFPGAIGTNIANNSGVGNTLTAPSDPERQSIKPLAPSKAAEIIVKGVERDDYEILVGRDSALMNFIYRVSSKRAARFISRQMASLLPD
- a CDS encoding FAD-binding protein is translated as MANWDHTTEVLVVGTGGGAMTAALVAKQAGLDVLMIEKTEYYGGSTAISGGGLWVPNNYLLQRDGLDDSLEKARTYMQHTVGNRTPQSLQDAYLENAPEMVKYLASNSHVRFHRSKGYADYYPERPGGMADGRALEGSPFDGSKLGKDLDQLRPMSMKAPAGLAFTASEYNKLGMITSTWTGKRTALKVGARTLFNVLTGVKYLALGQALIARLRLSLKDENVPIWLNTPLKELVIEDGACVGVVAEKDGKPVRIRASKGVVLAAGGFAHNQEMREEFQKAPINHEWSSASPGNTGDAIQAGMKAGAKIDLMDDAWWGPSSVPPNAPVMFHVGERSYPGAIMVNAAGKRFTNEAASYVEVVHAMYEKHTAEAPHIPATFIMDSRFRSKYIFGTLFPMQPIPEAYFASGYFKRGATLAELAQNCGLDPKNLVETVERFNQFARRGVDEDFRRGDSAYDRYYGDPSVKPNPCLAPIEKPPFYAVHMVPGDLGTKGGLVIDEHARVLRDDGLPIPGLYAAGNNSASVMGNTYPGAGSTIGPSMTFGYIAAKHIAGGKIRPLGKLP